From a region of the Acinetobacter larvae genome:
- a CDS encoding CoA-acylating methylmalonate-semialdehyde dehydrogenase: METIGHFIQGQVQNSGTRYQTVFNPSTGAAHKQVALADHDTVDQAIAAATAAFPAWRDTPVIKRVRIMFKFKQLLEEHADKICELIGQEHGKISHDAMGELQRGIENVEYACAATEFLKGEFSKNVGPHIDSWSEFQPLGVVAGITPFNFPVMVPLWMFPMALVCGNCFILKPSERDPSSTLYIAQLLQQAGLPDGVFALVNGDKEAVDYLLHDPRIQAISFVGSTPIAEYIYQTATAAGKRCQALGGAKNHAIIMPDADLDNVVSSLLGAAFGSSGERCMALSVAVAVGDEIADQVIEKLQAEMQKLRYGAYHDADNDFGPVITQAHKDKVLGYIDSAEQQGAKIVVDGRQAQVAGFEAGFFVGPTLIDAVTAEMHSYRAEIFGPVLQIIRVDSMQDAMQLIDAHEYGNGTCIYTRDGEAARYFSTHIQVGMVGINIPLPVPVAYHSFGGWKRSLFGDLSAYGPDGARFYTRRKTITQRWPSANLRESKQFSMPTLN, translated from the coding sequence ATGGAAACCATTGGTCATTTTATACAAGGTCAAGTTCAAAATAGCGGTACACGTTATCAAACCGTATTTAATCCCTCCACAGGAGCAGCCCACAAACAAGTAGCTTTGGCAGATCATGACACAGTTGATCAAGCCATTGCCGCTGCTACAGCAGCCTTTCCTGCATGGCGCGATACCCCAGTCATTAAACGGGTACGCATTATGTTTAAGTTCAAACAGTTACTTGAGGAACATGCTGATAAAATCTGTGAATTGATCGGGCAAGAACATGGCAAGATTTCTCATGACGCTATGGGGGAATTACAACGTGGTATTGAGAATGTTGAATATGCCTGTGCAGCAACTGAGTTTTTAAAAGGCGAATTTAGTAAAAATGTAGGACCTCATATCGACTCATGGAGTGAATTCCAACCACTCGGTGTAGTTGCTGGAATTACCCCCTTTAACTTTCCAGTGATGGTGCCGCTGTGGATGTTTCCGATGGCCTTGGTTTGTGGTAATTGCTTTATCTTAAAACCATCGGAACGTGACCCGTCGTCAACGCTCTATATCGCACAATTGCTTCAACAAGCAGGCTTACCCGATGGTGTTTTTGCGCTGGTCAACGGCGATAAAGAAGCGGTTGATTATTTATTGCATGATCCCCGGATTCAGGCGATTAGTTTTGTCGGCTCTACCCCGATTGCAGAATATATCTATCAAACGGCAACGGCAGCTGGTAAACGCTGTCAGGCCTTAGGCGGAGCAAAAAATCATGCCATTATTATGCCGGATGCCGACCTAGACAATGTGGTCAGCTCATTACTTGGTGCAGCTTTTGGTTCCTCCGGTGAACGCTGTATGGCCTTGTCAGTTGCGGTTGCCGTTGGAGATGAGATTGCAGACCAAGTGATTGAAAAGCTTCAAGCTGAAATGCAAAAACTACGTTACGGTGCATATCATGATGCGGACAATGATTTTGGTCCTGTCATTACCCAAGCCCACAAAGACAAAGTGCTTGGCTATATCGATAGTGCAGAGCAACAAGGGGCTAAAATCGTGGTCGATGGACGACAAGCCCAAGTCGCAGGATTTGAAGCCGGCTTTTTTGTTGGACCTACTTTAATTGATGCCGTTACAGCAGAGATGCACAGCTATCGCGCAGAAATTTTTGGTCCAGTTTTACAAATTATTCGTGTCGACAGTATGCAAGATGCCATGCAACTCATTGATGCCCATGAATATGGTAATGGCACCTGTATTTATACCCGTGATGGAGAAGCGGCGCGTTATTTTAGTACGCACATTCAGGTCGGTATGGTGGGGATTAATATTCCCTTACCTGTGCCTGTGGCCTATCACAGCTTTGGTGGCTGGAAGCGCTCTCTGTTCGGTGATCTCAGTGCCTATGGTCCAGATGGCGCGCGTTTTTATACCCGCCGTAAGACGATTACCCAACGTTGGCCCAGCGCAAATTTGCGCGAAAGCAAACAGTTCTCCATGCCCACCTTAAACTAA
- a CDS encoding ESPR-type extended signal peptide-containing protein, with amino-acid sequence MNKIYRVVWNASLNIWIAVSELASAKGKSSTRSQLIQTVSHDDQQSHMVFKKSKLIVSILGMTLFGTQFSFAADVKATEIDDCIYFSQLSSDSALALGCEAKTFSDISAAKTKSVALDGTDSSNITDLAISNFASDELHFFSVKGGSSDGNFNNDGAAGASSIAIGKNASVDAGSASGVAIGNQATVINQNNTGSADGIAIGKKATVIGLNGNGIALGSDATSGVEAAQGNPIAIGTRAKANQGASGLGSPVAIGTAAEAVGAGSPIAIGDWAKATGRSAISIGGNPSATANSALGDYSIVMGVSSIVEKDSSGSLALGRKAQILGTSSNSLALGTNTTVSAASGIAIGNGATVTQTGAITSSNSLALGTNTTVSAASGIAIGNGATVTQTGAIALGGGATTITNATEETQAVVGKITYSGFKGKVASSGMQLSIGSAGNERQLKNLATGKISTDSTDAINGSQLYATNQIIDNLADSVATILGGSSSVGTDGKITAPSYKIGETTVHTVGDAISNIDGRVTGNTTSITNIAKTLDQGAFSVSANGEGAEKVKKDATIDYANTDGNIDISNTGTKFQFNLADQLTVNNGIKVGANGPSLSKNGVDAANKVIANVSVGTISSSSKEAVNGSQLYATGKSVADALGGGATIGADGKVTAPSYTVDGKPVNNIGDAISNVDGRVTDNTTNITNIAKTLDEGAFSVSANGKENAVKVEKDAIINYANTDGNIDISNSGTEFQFNLADQLTVKDGIKVGTDGPSLGKDGIDAANKAITNIGTGAVEAGSKDAVTGDQLFTSNERIKDLDEKIQASGLIGDDGKAIAAVTYGDDDNVVLKGKDGSVISNLGAGKITDQSTDAVNGSQLYATGKSVADALGGGATIGADGKVTAPSYTVDGKPVNNIGDAISNVDGRVTDNTTNITNIAKTLDEGAFSVSANGKENAVKVEKDAIINYANTDGNIDISNSGTEFQFNLADQLTVKDGIKVGTDGPSLGKDGIDAANKAITNIGTGAVEAGSKDAVTGDQLFTSNERIKDLDEKIQASGLIGDDGKAIAAVTYGDDDNVVLKGKDGSVISNLGAGKITDQSTDAVNGSQLYATGKSVADALGGGATIGADGKVTAPSYTVDGKPVNNIGDAISNVDGRVTDNTTNITNIAKTLDEGAFSVSANGKENAVKVEKDAIINYANTDGNIDISNSGTEFQFNLADQLTVKDGIKVGTDGPSLGKDGIDAANKAITNIGTGAVEAGSKDAVTGDQLFTSNERIKDLDEKIQASGLIGDDGKAIAAVTYGDDDNVVLKGKDGSVISNLGAGKITDQSTDAVNGSQLYATGKSVADALGGGATIGADGKVTAPSYTVDGKPVNNIGDAISNVDGRVTDNTTNITNIAKTLDEGAFSVSANGKENAVKVEKDAIINYANTDGNIDISNTGTEFQFNLADQLIVQDGIKVGTDGPSLGKDGIDAANKAITNIGTGAVEAGSKDAVTGDQLFTSNERIKDLDEKIQASGLIGDDGKAIAAVTYGDDDNVVLKGKDGSVISNLGAGKITDQSTDAVNGSQLYATGKSVADALGGGATIGADGKVTAPSYTVDGKPVNNIGDAISNVDDRVTNITETLDEGAFSVSANGKENAVKVEKDAIINYANTDGNIDISNTGTEFQFNLADQLIVQDGIKVGTDGPSLGKDGIDAANKAITNIGTGAVEAGSKDAVTGDQLFTSNERIKDLDEKIQASGLIGDDGKAIAAVTYDDAGDVALKGKDGKASRISNVDGGSIAVNSSEAINGAQLYYTNKTVADALGGGATVDAEGKVTAPSYKVDGKTVNNLGDAISNVDDRVTNITETLDEGAFSVSANGKENAVKVEKDAIINYANTDGNIDISNTGTEFQFNLADQLIVQDGIKVGTDGPSLGKDGIDAAGTVISNIKDGINAGDAVSKGQLDKSLKDIGILNGDNKLLNVVTYDESGKVSLNDNAGQGSILTNIANGKIEKDSRDAINGTQLYNTNKSVAEALGGGSTVDADGKVTAPSYTVGDKTVNNLGDAISNVDDRVTNITETLDEGAFSVSANGKENAVKVEKDAIINYANTDGNIDISNTGTEFQFNLADQLTVKDGIKIGASGPSITKDGIDAAGTVISNIKDGINAGDAVSKGQLDKSLKDIGILNGDNKLLNVVTYDESGKVSLNDNAGQGSILTNIANGKIEKDSRDAINGTQLYNTNKSVAEALGGGSTVDANGKVTAPSYTVGDKTVNNLGDAISNVDNRVTNITETLDEGAFSVSANGTGAVKVEKDATIDYTNKDGNIKITQSGTDFQFNLADQLTVKDGIKIGASGPSITKDGIDAAGTVISNIKDGINAGDAVSKGQLDKSLKDIGILGEDGKLLNAVTYDESGKVSLNDNAGQGSTLTNVANGKIAKDSRDAINGGQLFTSNENLAKALGGGAMLDNNGNLIGPNYQIGGQVFTNIGGALSNIDGRVSTIQGQVNNIVAKSESTVSYAVDENGELDKDKLVLAGNTANIAKDSKGNSVVTSGGTTIENVANGVTASDAVNKGQLDKTLSDAKDYTDQRINDVTNGMSEDISNVKTDVNNIQEGKDGMFQVNTQASVVKPQASAENTLAGGSGAEASAENAVALGNNAVAKGKNSVALGQGSVADRENTVSVGSEDKERQITHVAAGTKETDAVNVSQLNDVKSTLAETQEAFTQQINDTNRYVYNVDKRSRAGIAGVSAMANIPQVMVGGQKSLGVGVGSYRGQNAIAVGGSFSSDDGKWVFKGSAAFDSQEKSTVGAGVSRVW; translated from the coding sequence GTGAATAAAATCTATAGGGTCGTTTGGAATGCATCTCTAAATATATGGATTGCTGTATCTGAGTTAGCATCTGCAAAAGGAAAATCATCAACTCGAAGTCAGTTAATACAAACTGTTAGTCATGATGATCAACAGTCGCATATGGTCTTTAAAAAAAGTAAGCTAATTGTCTCAATATTGGGAATGACTTTATTTGGGACCCAGTTTTCTTTTGCTGCAGATGTAAAAGCTACAGAAATAGATGATTGTATTTATTTTTCTCAGTTAAGCAGTGATTCTGCTTTGGCATTAGGATGTGAAGCAAAAACGTTTAGTGATATTTCAGCAGCAAAGACCAAATCCGTTGCTTTAGATGGTACGGATTCTAGCAATATAACAGATTTAGCGATTAGTAATTTTGCGAGTGATGAACTTCATTTTTTCAGCGTTAAAGGTGGTAGTAGCGATGGTAACTTTAATAATGACGGTGCAGCTGGTGCTAGCTCAATTGCGATTGGTAAAAATGCTTCTGTAGATGCTGGTAGTGCTTCTGGTGTCGCCATTGGTAACCAAGCTACAGTTATTAATCAAAATAATACTGGTAGTGCTGATGGTATCGCCATTGGTAAAAAAGCTACAGTTATTGGTCTAAATGGTAATGGTATCGCATTGGGTAGTGACGCAACATCTGGTGTGGAAGCAGCTCAAGGAAATCCTATTGCGATAGGTACTAGAGCAAAAGCAAATCAAGGAGCTAGTGGTCTTGGCTCTCCAGTTGCAATTGGTACAGCTGCAGAGGCTGTAGGTGCGGGTTCACCTATCGCTATCGGGGATTGGGCTAAAGCGACAGGTAGGAGTGCAATCTCTATTGGTGGTAACCCTAGCGCTACCGCTAACAGTGCACTTGGCGATTATTCAATAGTAATGGGGGTAAGTTCTATTGTTGAAAAAGATAGTTCAGGAAGTTTGGCTTTAGGTAGAAAAGCTCAGATACTTGGTACGAGTAGTAACTCTTTGGCGCTGGGAACTAATACGACTGTTTCTGCAGCATCGGGGATTGCTATCGGTAATGGTGCAACTGTTACCCAAACAGGCGCAATTACGAGTAGTAACTCTTTGGCGCTGGGAACTAATACGACTGTTTCTGCAGCATCGGGGATTGCTATCGGTAATGGTGCAACTGTTACCCAAACAGGCGCAATTGCGTTAGGTGGGGGAGCAACAACTATAACAAATGCAACAGAAGAGACTCAAGCCGTTGTTGGTAAGATTACTTATAGTGGTTTTAAGGGGAAAGTTGCAAGTAGTGGTATGCAACTTTCTATTGGTTCAGCAGGAAATGAACGCCAGTTAAAAAATCTTGCTACTGGTAAAATTAGTACAGATAGTACAGATGCAATTAACGGTAGTCAGCTATATGCAACTAACCAGATTATTGATAACTTGGCGGACTCTGTAGCAACTATTTTAGGTGGTAGCTCAAGCGTTGGTACGGATGGTAAAATTACTGCGCCAAGCTATAAAATCGGTGAGACAACGGTACATACAGTCGGCGATGCGATCAGCAATATTGATGGTCGTGTAACAGGTAACACTACCAGCATTACCAACATCGCTAAAACCTTAGACCAAGGTGCCTTTAGTGTCTCTGCCAATGGTGAGGGTGCGGAGAAGGTTAAGAAAGATGCAACCATTGACTATGCCAATACTGACGGCAATATTGATATCTCGAATACTGGAACGAAATTCCAATTTAACTTGGCAGATCAACTGACAGTCAATAATGGTATTAAAGTGGGTGCCAACGGTCCATCACTTAGCAAAAATGGCGTTGACGCGGCCAATAAAGTTATTGCAAATGTAAGTGTGGGTACGATAAGTAGTTCTTCTAAAGAAGCGGTCAATGGTAGCCAGCTGTATGCAACGGGTAAATCTGTAGCGGATGCGCTCGGTGGCGGTGCAACGATTGGTGCTGATGGTAAAGTGACTGCGCCAAGCTATACAGTTGATGGTAAACCTGTGAATAACATCGGTGATGCGATTAGCAATGTTGATGGTCGTGTAACTGATAACACCACCAACATTACCAACATCGCTAAAACCTTAGACGAAGGTGCCTTTAGTGTCTCTGCCAATGGTAAAGAGAATGCAGTGAAGGTTGAGAAAGATGCAATCATCAATTATGCCAATACTGACGGCAATATTGATATCTCGAATAGTGGAACGGAATTCCAATTTAACTTGGCAGATCAACTGACAGTCAAAGATGGCATTAAAGTCGGTACTGATGGTCCTTCGCTTGGTAAAGACGGTATCGATGCGGCAAACAAAGCCATTACCAATATTGGTACTGGTGCGGTAGAAGCTGGTTCGAAAGATGCTGTGACGGGTGATCAACTCTTTACATCGAATGAAAGAATCAAGGATCTTGATGAAAAAATCCAAGCTTCAGGTTTGATCGGAGATGATGGTAAAGCAATCGCTGCAGTGACTTATGGTGATGACGACAATGTTGTGCTAAAAGGCAAAGATGGTAGCGTCATTAGTAATCTTGGTGCAGGAAAAATTACTGATCAATCAACAGATGCGGTCAATGGTAGTCAGCTGTATGCAACGGGTAAATCTGTAGCGGATGCGCTCGGTGGCGGTGCAACGATTGGTGCTGATGGTAAAGTGACTGCGCCAAGCTATACAGTTGATGGTAAACCTGTGAATAACATCGGTGATGCGATTAGCAATGTTGATGGTCGTGTAACTGATAACACCACCAACATTACCAACATCGCTAAAACCTTAGACGAAGGTGCCTTTAGTGTCTCTGCCAATGGTAAAGAGAATGCAGTGAAGGTTGAGAAAGATGCAATCATCAATTATGCCAATACTGACGGCAATATTGATATCTCGAATAGTGGAACGGAATTCCAATTTAACTTGGCAGATCAACTGACAGTCAAAGATGGCATTAAAGTCGGTACTGATGGTCCTTCGCTTGGTAAAGACGGTATTGATGCGGCAAACAAAGCCATTACCAATATTGGTACTGGTGCGGTAGAAGCTGGTTCGAAAGATGCTGTGACGGGTGATCAACTCTTTACATCGAATGAAAGAATCAAGGATCTTGATGAAAAAATCCAAGCTTCAGGTTTGATCGGAGATGATGGTAAAGCAATCGCTGCAGTGACTTATGGTGATGACGACAATGTTGTGCTAAAAGGCAAAGATGGTAGCGTCATTAGTAATCTTGGTGCAGGAAAAATTACTGATCAATCAACAGATGCGGTCAATGGTAGTCAGCTGTATGCAACGGGTAAATCTGTAGCGGATGCGCTCGGTGGCGGTGCAACGATTGGTGCTGATGGTAAAGTGACTGCGCCAAGCTATACAGTTGATGGTAAACCTGTGAATAACATCGGTGATGCGATTAGCAATGTTGATGGTCGTGTAACTGATAACACCACCAACATTACCAACATCGCTAAAACCTTAGACGAAGGTGCCTTTAGTGTCTCTGCCAATGGTAAAGAGAATGCAGTGAAGGTTGAGAAAGATGCAATCATCAATTATGCCAATACTGACGGCAATATTGATATCTCGAATAGTGGAACGGAATTCCAATTTAACTTGGCAGATCAACTGACAGTCAAAGATGGCATTAAAGTCGGTACTGATGGTCCTTCGCTTGGTAAAGACGGTATTGATGCGGCAAACAAAGCCATTACCAATATTGGTACTGGTGCGGTAGAAGCTGGTTCGAAAGATGCTGTGACGGGTGATCAACTCTTTACATCGAATGAAAGAATCAAGGATCTTGATGAAAAAATCCAAGCTTCAGGTTTGATCGGAGATGATGGTAAAGCAATCGCTGCAGTGACTTATGGTGATGACGACAATGTTGTGCTAAAAGGCAAAGATGGTAGCGTCATTAGTAATCTTGGTGCAGGAAAAATTACTGATCAATCAACAGATGCGGTCAATGGTAGTCAGCTGTATGCAACGGGTAAATCTGTAGCGGATGCGCTCGGTGGCGGTGCAACGATTGGTGCTGATGGTAAAGTGACTGCGCCAAGCTATACAGTTGATGGTAAACCTGTGAATAACATCGGTGATGCGATTAGCAATGTTGATGGTCGTGTAACTGATAACACCACCAACATTACCAACATCGCTAAAACCTTAGACGAAGGTGCCTTTAGTGTCTCTGCCAATGGTAAAGAGAATGCAGTGAAGGTTGAGAAAGATGCAATCATCAATTATGCCAATACTGACGGCAATATTGATATCTCGAATACTGGAACGGAATTCCAATTTAATTTGGCAGATCAACTTATAGTCCAAGATGGTATTAAAGTTGGTACTGACGGTCCATCGCTTGGTAAAGACGGTATCGATGCGGCAAACAAAGCCATTACCAATATTGGTACTGGTGCGGTAGAAGCTGGTTCGAAAGATGCTGTGACGGGTGATCAACTCTTTACATCGAATGAAAGAATCAAGGATCTTGATGAAAAAATCCAAGCTTCAGGTTTGATCGGAGATGATGGTAAAGCAATCGCTGCAGTGACTTATGGTGATGACGACAATGTTGTGCTAAAAGGCAAAGATGGTAGCGTCATTAGTAATCTTGGTGCAGGAAAAATTACTGATCAATCAACAGATGCGGTCAATGGTAGTCAGCTGTATGCAACGGGTAAATCTGTAGCGGATGCGCTCGGTGGCGGTGCAACGATTGGTGCTGATGGTAAAGTGACTGCGCCAAGCTATACAGTTGATGGTAAACCTGTGAATAACATCGGTGATGCGATTAGCAATGTTGATGATCGAGTAACCAACATCACTGAAACCTTAGACGAAGGTGCCTTTAGTGTCTCTGCCAATGGTAAAGAGAATGCAGTGAAGGTTGAGAAAGATGCAATCATCAATTATGCCAATACTGACGGCAATATTGATATCTCGAATACTGGAACGGAATTCCAATTTAATTTGGCAGATCAACTTATAGTCCAAGATGGTATTAAAGTTGGTACTGACGGTCCTTCGCTTGGTAAAGACGGTATCGATGCGGCAAACAAAGCCATTACCAATATTGGTACTGGTGCGGTAGAAGCTGGTTCGAAAGATGCTGTGACGGGTGATCAACTCTTTACATCGAATGAAAGAATCAAGGATCTTGATGAAAAAATCCAAGCTTCAGGTTTGATCGGAGATGATGGCAAAGCAATTGCTGCAGTGACTTATGATGACGCCGGCGATGTTGCACTTAAAGGTAAGGATGGTAAAGCAAGCCGCATTAGCAATGTTGACGGTGGCAGCATCGCGGTAAATTCAAGCGAAGCCATCAATGGTGCTCAATTGTACTATACCAATAAAACTGTAGCGGATGCTTTAGGTGGTGGTGCCACGGTTGATGCCGAAGGTAAAGTGACTGCACCAAGCTATAAAGTTGATGGTAAAACCGTGAATAATCTTGGTGATGCGATTAGTAATGTTGATGATCGAGTAACCAACATCACTGAAACCTTAGACGAAGGTGCCTTTAGTGTCTCTGCCAATGGTAAAGAGAATGCAGTGAAGGTTGAGAAAGATGCAATCATCAATTATGCCAATACTGACGGCAATATTGATATCTCGAATACTGGAACGGAATTCCAATTTAATTTGGCAGATCAACTTATAGTCCAAGATGGTATTAAAGTCGGTACTGATGGTCCTTCGCTTGGTAAAGACGGTATCGATGCGGCAGGTACGGTAATCAGTAACATTAAAGACGGTATCAATGCTGGTGATGCTGTGAGCAAAGGTCAGTTAGACAAGAGCTTAAAAGACATTGGTATTTTGAATGGAGATAACAAACTATTAAATGTTGTGACTTATGATGAAAGTGGCAAAGTGAGTCTAAATGACAATGCAGGTCAAGGCAGCATATTGACCAATATTGCCAATGGCAAAATTGAGAAAGATTCTCGTGATGCGATTAATGGTACTCAATTATACAATACCAATAAATCTGTAGCCGAAGCGCTCGGTGGTGGTTCAACGGTTGATGCCGATGGTAAAGTTACAGCACCAAGCTATACCGTTGGTGATAAAACCGTGAATAATCTTGGTGATGCGATTAGCAATGTTGATGATCGAGTAACCAACATCACTGAAACCTTAGACGAAGGTGCCTTTAGTGTCTCTGCCAATGGTAAAGAGAATGCAGTGAAGGTTGAGAAAGATGCAATCATCAATTATGCCAATACTGACGGCAATATTGATATCTCGAATACTGGAACGGAATTCCAATTTAACTTGGCAGATCAGCTGACAGTCAAAGATGGCATTAAAATTGGCGCTAGTGGTCCATCAATAACTAAAGATGGTATTGATGCGGCAGGTACGGTAATCAGTAACATTAAAGACGGTATCAATGCTGGTGATGCTGTGAGCAAAGGTCAGTTAGACAAGAGCTTAAAAGACATTGGTATTTTGAATGGAGATAACAAACTATTAAATGTTGTGACTTATGATGAAAGTGGCAAAGTGAGTCTAAATGACAATGCAGGTCAAGGCAGCATATTGACCAATATTGCCAATGGCAAAATTGAGAAAGATTCTCGTGATGCGATTAATGGTACTCAATTATACAATACCAATAAATCTGTAGCCGAAGCGCTCGGTGGTGGTTCAACGGTTGATGCCAATGGTAAAGTTACAGCACCAAGCTATACCGTTGGTGATAAAACCGTGAATAACCTCGGTGATGCTATTAGCAATGTTGATAATCGTGTAACCAATATCACTGAAACCTTAGACGAAGGTGCTTTTAGTGTCTCTGCCAATGGTACGGGTGCGGTGAAGGTTGAGAAAGATGCAACCATCGACTACACCAATAAAGATGGCAATATTAAGATTACGCAAAGTGGTACGGACTTCCAATTTAACTTGGCAGATCAGCTGACAGTCAAAGATGGCATTAAAATTGGCGCTAGTGGTCCATCAATAACTAAAGATGGTATTGATGCGGCAGGTACGGTAATCAGTAACATTAAAGACGGTATCAATGCTGGTGATGCTGTGAGCAAAGGTCAGTTAGACAAGAGCTTAAAAGACATTGGTATTTTGGGTGAAGATGGCAAACTCTTAAATGCCGTAACTTATGATGAAAGCGGCAAAGTGAGCCTCAATGACAATGCCGGTCAAGGCAGTACATTGACCAATGTTGCTAATGGCAAAATTGCGAAAGATTCTCGTGATGCGATTAATGGTGGTCAACTCTTTACCAGCAATGAGAACCTTGCCAAAGCCTTGGGCGGAGGTGCAATGCTAGACAATAACGGCAATCTCATTGGACCTAATTATCAGATAGGTGGTCAAGTCTTTACCAATATCGGTGGTGCATTAAGCAATATCGATGGTCGAGTGAGCACGATTCAAGGTCAAGTCAATAATATTGTTGCCAAATCTGAAAGCACTGTAAGTTATGCTGTTGATGAAAATGGTGAGTTAGATAAAGACAAATTGGTGTTAGCTGGCAATACAGCAAACATTGCTAAAGACAGTAAAGGGAATAGTGTCGTGACTTCTGGTGGTACAACCATTGAAAATGTTGCCAACGGTGTTACTGCTTCTGATGCAGTCAATAAAGGTCAATTAGACAAAACCTTATCTGATGCCAAAGACTATACTGATCAGCGGATTAATGACGTGACCAATGGTATGAGTGAAGACATTAGTAATGTGAAAACTGATGTAAATAACATTCAAGAAGGTAAAGACGGGATGTTCCAAGTCAATACCCAAGCATCTGTGGTTAAACCACAAGCAAGTGCTGAAAATACACTTGCTGGTGGTAGTGGTGCGGAGGCAAGTGCTGAAAATGCCGTAGCATTGGGTAATAATGCTGTTGCTAAAGGCAAAAATAGCGTGGCACTCGGTCAGGGTTCCGTTGCTGATCGTGAGAATACGGTCTCTGTTGGTAGTGAAGATAAAGAACGCCAAATTACTCATGTTGCAGCGGGAACCAAGGAGACCGATGCAGTGAATGTGTCACAATTAAATGATGTGAAATCTACACTTGCTGAAACGCAAGAAGCGTTTACACAACAAATTAATGACACAAATCGCTATGTTTATAATGTCGATAAACGTTCTCGTGCCGGTATTGCAGGCGTGTCTGCTATGGCGAACATCCCACAAGTTATGGTTGGTGGTCAGAAGTCATTAGGGGTCGGTGTTGGTAGCTATCGTGGTCAAAATGCGATTGCTGTTGGTGGTTCATTTTCATCTGATGATGGTAAATGGGTCTTCAAAGGCAGTGCTGCATTTGATAGCCAAGAAAAATCAACTGTTGGTGCTGGTGTGAGCCGCGTATGGTAA
- a CDS encoding aspartate aminotransferase family protein has translation MVDHNQFQNLNYQAHWMPFSANRNFQQDPRIIVAAKDAHLIDQQGRKVYDSLSGLWTCGLGHCVQEIQQAVSHQLATLDYSPAFQFAHPLSFQLAEQITALLPDPLNHVFFTDSGSESADTAIKIAKAYWRIRGQANKTKIIGRARGYHGVNIGGSSVGGIGGNRKMFGPLMDADHIPHTLQPNMAFTKGMAEQGGIALADEMLKVIELHDASNIAALIVEPVSGSAGALIPPQSYLKRLREICDQHNILLIFDEVITGFGRLGRYSAAEYFSVTPDLLCFAKQISNGAIPLGGVVVSSQIYDTFMQQDLAAHAVEFSHGYTYSAHPVACAAGLATLRVMAEQDIVQQADALSSDFEQLIHQLKDSKHVIDIRNCGLIGAVQLQARDGDPTIRPFEVGMRLWQAGFYVRFGGDTLQFGPMFNSRRNDLNNLFCAVDEHLSHIA, from the coding sequence ATGGTTGATCACAATCAATTTCAAAATTTGAACTATCAAGCACATTGGATGCCTTTTTCAGCAAATCGTAATTTCCAACAAGACCCACGTATCATTGTTGCAGCCAAAGATGCCCATCTCATAGATCAGCAAGGTAGAAAAGTTTATGACTCATTGTCTGGACTGTGGACCTGTGGTTTAGGGCACTGTGTACAGGAAATCCAGCAAGCTGTCAGTCATCAATTGGCTACATTGGACTATTCCCCCGCATTTCAATTTGCTCATCCACTGTCTTTTCAGTTGGCTGAACAAATCACTGCGTTATTGCCAGATCCGTTAAATCATGTGTTTTTTACAGACTCTGGTTCTGAATCTGCCGATACCGCCATTAAAATAGCCAAGGCTTACTGGCGCATTCGCGGACAAGCCAATAAAACTAAAATTATTGGGCGTGCACGTGGCTATCACGGGGTCAACATTGGCGGGAGCAGTGTCGGTGGTATTGGTGGCAACCGTAAAATGTTTGGACCATTGATGGATGCAGACCATATCCCACATACCTTGCAACCCAATATGGCTTTTACCAAAGGTATGGCTGAACAAGGGGGGATTGCCTTAGCTGATGAAATGCTCAAAGTCATTGAGTTACATGATGCATCGAATATTGCAGCATTGATTGTAGAACCTGTCTCTGGTTCAGCAGGGGCACTCATTCCACCACAGTCCTATTTAAAACGCCTCAGAGAAATTTGCGATCAACATAATATCCTGCTCATTTTCGATGAAGTCATCACCGGCTTTGGTCGTTTAGGTCGCTATAGTGCCGCAGAATACTTTAGTGTCACGCCTGATTTACTCTGTTTTGCCAAACAAATCAGTAATGGCGCTATTCCTCTCGGTGGAGTAGTCGTTTCAAGTCAAATCTACGACACCTTTATGCAGCAAGACTTAGCAGCGCATGCGGTAGAGTTTAGTCATGGTTATACCTACTCTGCCCACCCTGTTGCCTGTGCGGCTGGACTCGCCACACTGAGAGTCATGGCGGAACAAGACATCGTACAACAAGCAGATGCTTTAAGCAGCGATTTTGAACAACTCATCCATCAACTGAAAGACAGTAAACACGTGATCGATATCCGTAACTGTGGCTTGATTGGTGCCGTACAACTACAGGCACGTGATGGTGACCCGACCATACGGCCATTCGAAGTTGGTATGCGACTCTGGCAAGCAGGTTTTTATGTACGCTTTGGTGGTGATACCTTGCAATTTGGACCAATGTTCAATAGTCGCCGCAATGATTTAAATAATCTCTTTTGCGCAGTAGACGAACATTTATCCCACATTGCCTAG